One Numenius arquata chromosome 10, bNumArq3.hap1.1, whole genome shotgun sequence DNA segment encodes these proteins:
- the LOC141469541 gene encoding bone morphogenetic protein 7-like, with the protein MAARRLWLGLAWLLSLPVATGLPLALPGPRDEVLAAAMQRLREVFDIEELPPDVLPRKKPPQFMVDLFNKVADANGITRAPGLLEGDVVRSFEDRVGMDQYHFSFDISAMEKGEQMLKAEFRVFKLKRTRISRRADLKHFCKVEVYELLEGGNKPRKKHLIASRLLSLYTEGWEVFNVTQTVSKWVGNRSSNHGFLITTTHVFNNRIEHNLVKFAKSQGALQESRNALLVLFTNSNKRRSSSFVPSSTKPEMNPSRNDASRVPRETQMVESSESGLSRRPRAAAEPAAKSQVTACHRRELYVDFRAIGWSGWIIYPSGYNAFYCRGSCLFPLGESLNATNHATVQSIVHTLKLSQDVSTPCCVPDELKSLNLLYFDDKENVVLKNYKDMVATRCGCH; encoded by the exons ATGGCGGCCCGCCGGCTGTGGCTGGGCCTGGCCTGGCTACTGAGCCTGCCGGTGGCCACCGGCCTGCCCTTAGCCCTCCCCGGCCCGCGGGACGAGGTGCTGGCGGCGGCCATGCAGCGGCTGAGGGAGGTCTTCGACATCGAGGAGCTGCCGCCCGACGTCCTGCCCCGCAAGAAGCCGCCTCAGTTCATGGTGGATCTCTTCAACAAGGTGGCCGACGCCAACGGCATCACCCGCGCCCCGGGGCTGCTGGAGGGCGACGTGGTCCGCAGTTTCGAGGACCGAG TCGGCATGGACCAGTACCACTTCTCCTTCGACATCAGCGCCATGGAGAAGGGGGAGCAGATGCTGAAGGCCGAGTTCAGGGTCTTCAAGCTGAAGAGGACACGCATCTCTAGAAGGGCCGACCTGAAACACTTCTGCAAA GTGGAAGTGTATGAGCTCCTGGAGGGTGGAAACAAGCCACGGAAAAAACATCTCATTGCGTCGAGATTGTTGTCCCTGTACACAGAAGGCTGGGAGGTGTTCAACGTCACGCAGACA GTTTCCAAATGGGTTGGAAATAGAAGCTCCAACCATGGCTTTTTGATAACGACCACACACGTGTTCAACAACAGGATTGAGCACAACCTGGTGAAGTTTGCCAAGAGCCAGGGCGCTTTGCAGGAGAGCAGAAACGCTCTCCTTGTCCTCTTCACCAACAGCAACAAACGGAGGTCGTCCAGCTTCGTACCCTCTTCCACGA AACCAGAGATGAACCCTTCCAGGAATGATGCTTCACGTGTGCCCCGTGAAACGCAGATGGTGGAGAGCAGCGAGTCAGGCTTGAGCAGGAGACCTCGAGCTGCTGCAGAACCTGCTGCCAAAAGCCAGGTAACGGCGTGTCATCGAAGGGAGCTCTACGTTGACTTCCGTGCCATCGGCTGGTCGGGATGGATTATTTACCCCAGTGGATACAACGCGTTTTATTGCCGAGGATCCTGTCTCTTCCCCTTGGGGGAAAGTCTAAACGCAACAAACCACGCCACGGTTCAGTCCATAGTCCATACCCTCAAACTGTCTCAGGACGTCAGCACGCCCTGCTGCGTGCCGGATGAACTCAAGTCCCTCAATCTTCTCTACTTTGATGACAAGGAGAATGTGGTCCTTAAAAATTACAAAGACATGGTGGCGACGAGGTGTGGTTGTCATTAG